The Tachypleus tridentatus isolate NWPU-2018 chromosome 5, ASM421037v1, whole genome shotgun sequence genome includes a window with the following:
- the LOC143250522 gene encoding uncharacterized protein LOC143250522 — MNLPAILFIFLTAALVSESLPTNNLEELYGKCTTQDLLAMNRMMQRCYMRDNGPTNLQVQLVSNVTNKDYASVCKFLNEATECGVSVYETFDCLTENTKNFQRVGYKATKASLNFMCRNNQANLAKFFEGRGMDCVGKISTIENSTCSEEIASLVKSHGIGNVFKSWKFICGIMEKAVDCLSSMLSNCTQDVSDVFNGVVQAYIKETPCSSTDLSLQYFKYQHEDSTEVEQQIYFVGLNNLH; from the exons ATGAACTTACCAGCCATACTGTTTATATTCTTAACAGCTGCCTTAGTCTCAg AGAGTCTTCCTACCAACAACTTGGAAGAACTCTATGGAAAATGTACCACTCAAGATTTACTTGCGATGAACAGAATGATGCAGCGATGTTACATGCGTGACAATGGTCCAACAAATTTACAGGTACAACTAGTGTCTAATGTGACCAATAAGGACTACGCTTCAGTATGCAA ATTTCTAAATGAAGCCACTGAGTGTGGCGTCTCAGTCTACGAAACCTTCGACTGCTTAACAGAGAATACTAAGAACTTCCAACGAGTGGGTTATAAAGCTACAAAGGCATCACTTAACTTTATGTGTAGAAACAACCAAGCCAACTTAGCAA AGTTTTTTGAAGGCAGAGGGATGGACTGTGTAGGTAAGATTTCTACCATTGAAAATAGTACCTGTTCAGAAGAAATAGCGTCGCTGGTAAAAAGTCATGGAATtggaaatgtatttaaatcatgGAAATTTATTTGTGG gaTAATGGAGAAAGCTGTTGATTGCTTAAGCTCCATGTTGTCCAACTGTACTCAGGACGTTTCAGATGTGTTTAATGGCGTTGTGCAAGCTTACATAAAAGAAACTCCTTGTTCTTCTACAGAcctttctttacagtatttcaAATACCAACACGAGGACAGCACAGAAGTGgaacaacaaatttattttgttggtttaaataatttacattga